One part of the Vicia villosa cultivar HV-30 ecotype Madison, WI linkage group LG6, Vvil1.0, whole genome shotgun sequence genome encodes these proteins:
- the LOC131611215 gene encoding UDP-glycosyltransferase 83A1-like, which produces MMDATNIPWHDLDKIFFDHILQEIQTINLAEWWLCNTTHELEPGVFSISQKFLPIGPLIESNNNKSSLWQEDTTCLDWLDKQKPQSVIYVSFGSLVVMDQNQFNELALGLDLLDKPFLWVVRPSNENKVNYTYPNDFHGSKGKIVGWAPQRKILNHSAIACFVSHCGWNSTIEGVHAGVPFLCWPFLTDQFLNKSYICDVWKIGLELEKDDKGFISRQEISKKVDQVIGYDDIEEMCLKIQKMIINSIVEGGQSSNNLQKFISWANN; this is translated from the coding sequence ATGATGGACGCAACAAATATTCCATGGCATGACCTAGACAAGATTTTCTTTGATCATATTCTGCAAGAGATACAAACTATAAACCTAGCTGAATGGTGGCTTTGCAACACTACTCATGAACTTGAGCCGGGTGTTTTTTCCATATCACAAAAATTTCTACCAATTGGTCCATTGATTGAAAGTAACAACAACAAAAGTTCATTGTGGCAAGAAGACACAACATGTTTAGATTGGTTAGACAAACAAAAACCTCAATCTGTCATATATGTTTCTTTTGGTAGTTTAGTAGTAATGGACCAAAACCAATTTAATGAACTAGCCCTAGGACTTGATCTTCTTGACAAGCCTTTTCTTTGGGTTGTTCGTCCTAGTAACGAGAACAAGGTAAACTATACATACCCTAATGATTTTCATGGAAGTAAAGGTAAAATTGTTGGTTGGGCACCACAAAGAAAAATATTGAACCATTCAGCCATTGCTTGTTTTGTAAGTCATTGTGGTTGGAATTCTACCATTGAAGGTGTACATGCTGGTGTACCTTTTTTGTGTTGGCCATTTTTGACCGATCAGTTTCTCAATAAGTCTTATATTTGTGATGTGTGGAAGATTGGACTTGAATTAGAGAAGGATGATAAGGGTTTTATATCAAGGCAAGAGATAAGTAAGAAGGTGGATCAAGTAATTGGTTATGATGATATAGAGGAAATGtgtttgaaaattcaaaaaatgatAATTAATAGTATAGTTGAAGGTGGCCAGTCATCAAATAATCTTCAAAAGTTTATTAGTTGGGCAAATAATTAA